In Castor canadensis chromosome 11, mCasCan1.hap1v2, whole genome shotgun sequence, a single genomic region encodes these proteins:
- the Tmem95 gene encoding sperm-egg fusion protein TMEM95, with protein sequence MWVLALGGLSLAVAQACIFCRLPAHDLPGRLARLSSQMEAQWKEWTSPDFSAFALENHCSLPISTDEVTMNKVTEKTHRVLRVMEIKGSFSSLLLFWQWLQKTKIPQYTREALCAPACPWASPYSSVLMSPAGGSTILYNCSTCLGTEMSCWPRKRCLPGPYSPPQPSPIQIPKSSVSPCVSNCGPQDYPLPPGFPAGSHDLWETRILLLSIFGAVLLLGVLSLQVE encoded by the exons ATGTGGGTACTGGCTCTAGGTGGGCTTTCCCTGGCAGTTGCCCAGGCCTGTATTTTTTGTCGCCTTCCAGCCCATGACTTGCCTGGTCGCCTAGCTCGACTTAGCAGCCAGATGGAGGCCCAGTGGAAGGAATGGACTTCCCCAGATTTCTCAGCATTTGCCTTAG AGAATCACTGCTCCTTGCCCATTTCCACAGATGAGGTGACCATGAACAAAGTAACAGAGAAGACTCACAGAGTCCTAAGGGTCATGG AAATCAAAGGGTCTTTCTCCTCACTCCTTCTGTTTTGGCAATGGCTCCAGAAGACCAAGATCCCCCAGTACACCAGGGAAG CTCTTTGTGCTCCAGCCTGCC CCTGGGCTTCCCCTTACAGCTCTGTTCTGATGTCTCCTGCAGGGGGCAGCACCATCCTGTACAACTGCTCCACTTGTCTGGGCACTGAGATGTCCTGTTGGCCCAGAAAGCGTTGCCTCCCAGGTCCTTACTCCCCACCTCAGCCCAGTCCCATCCAGATCCCCAAGTCCTCAGTCTCCCCTTGTGTCAGCAACTGTGGTCCCCAGGATTATCCACTGCCCCCTGGGTTCCCTGCAGGAAGTCACGACCTGTGGGAAACTAGGATTCTGCTCTTATCCATCTTTGGAGCTGTCCTGCTTCTGGGTGTTCTGAGCCTACAGGTGGAGTAA
- the Kctd11 gene encoding BTB/POZ domain-containing protein KCTD11 — MLGAMFRPGTPMPPNLNPQGSGHYFIDRDGKAFRHILNFLRLGRLDLPRGYGETALLRAEADFYQIRPLLDALRELEASRGTPVPTAALLHADIDVSPRLVHFSARRGPHHYELSSVQVDTFRANLFCTDSECLSAMMARFGVANGDRAEGGPHFRLEWAPRPSELPEVEYGRLGLQPLWTGGPGEQREVVSTPSFLEEVLRVALEHGFRLDSVFPDPEDLLNSRSLRFVRH, encoded by the coding sequence ATGCTGGGGGCCATGTTTAGGCCAGGCACGCCCATGCCTCCCAATCTTAACCCCCAAGGAAGCGGCCACTACTTCATCGACAGGGATGGCAAAGCCTTCCGGCACATCCTCAATTTCCTGAGGCTAGGCCGACTGGATCTGCCCCGTGGGTATGGAGAGACAGCACTTCTCAGGGCAGAGGCTGACTTCTACCAGATCCGGCCTCTCTTGGATGCCTTGCGGGAACTGGAGGCCTCTCGGGGAACCCCTGTACCCACAGCTGCCCTGCTCCATGCAGATATAGATGTTAGCCCCCGTCTGGTGCACTTCTCTGCTCGCAGGGGCCCACACCACTATGAGCTGAGTTCCGTCCAGGTAGACACCTTCCGAGCTAACCTCTTCTGCACTGACTCTGAGTGTCTGAGTGCCATGATGGCTCGGTTTGGTGTGGCTAATGGGGACAGGGCAGAGGGAGGCCCACATTTTCGTCTAGAGTGGGCCCCTCGCCCCTCAGAACTCCCAGAGGTGGAGTATGGAAGACTGGGGCTGCAGCCACTGTGGACTGGGGGTCCAGGAGAGCAGCGGGAGGTGGTCAGCACACccagcttcctggaggaagtccTGCGGGTAGCTCTGGAGCATGGCTTCCGCCTTGATTCTGTTTTCCCTGACCCTGAAGACCTGCTCAACTCAAGATCTCTACGCTTTGTCCGGCACTGA